gtacTTTTACCTCTTGCAACAAATTATAATCCggtatattttacaaattacatCGTTAGTAaacgatttttatgaaatatataatttctctGTAATTAAACTAACACACTTCTTGTGTTTTACTTtaataattaacacaaaaacgaacaaaaaataatctattGCATGATTACGCAACCTAACCCCATTTTATTGACATTAGTGGTCCGGTGTGTTCCCATATTGAGTGCATTCACGGTGCCTGAAATGCTCTTGAGCGTTTCACATAGCGACTACgatatttatcaattataatCTTTCGCTTTATATTTATCTCAATGATTAAAACGCCTCGTAATCAATCCCACTTGGGTTTATGATTATAACGCTTTAGGCTAAGTGGAACGCACTCGTTGACATGTATCAGTATCTAAAATTGACATAAGCCATAGATATAAAGGTTTTTCGGAAACGATGACCATCTGTCTGATTGATCCCCTATTAGCTGATTGCGGATCCTAACCCAGAACGAGATTTGAATCACAGTTCTGAACGTCAGGTGTAATTACAGATATATacgaagaaattaaaaaaaataaacatttcctattgtttatatttctttaattttttttatttactgataAAAGATCTATGTTATAGCAGAGTgctttgtaaattaaaaaaaagtgttttttcttgagaaatttgCACCatgcattattttcaaatttgagctATTGGTAAAAAGAGTGTGCATTTTGATATTATCTATTGGTTTCTTATTgctgttttattgaaatattaatcaaCTATTATAAACCACAGAATGTTCAATACCACTTGCAGTCTTAAGTCATATTTTATTACGAAGCTGTTTTTTCTGAAATAACTCTTGTTGTTGGCAAATAAATTGCGCTCATCAGTCTTTCAGTTTctagttttttatcaaaaacaaaaaatcagtgTTGTTTGAAATGTTTTACCAGTTAATGTCATTGtctatataaagtttttgagACAAAAACACGTTGAAATTAAAAAGACTCATTACATCTGACGCAAATCTGTCTTTTATGTAAGAGAAGGCTCAAGACTACAGCATAAATACTCACAGCAACAAGGCTCCGAGTATTTATGAAGAGGAAGAAAGAGGGATGTTTCCAGATTTTGATAACGAAACACTTAATactgaatttattaaatattttcgtgtCAATCAAGAACAATTACATATCGTAGAACTTGAGCGgggaatatataataaaactgcCATCAGAAAGACATCCAAAGCCCATATCACGTGAATAAAAAGTTGCTTGTCACTTTTATTGTATAATGCACAATAACATTGCACTGATTCaaacaataattcattttttttgagattttgtGCTTTGTGGGCGTTTATAGCAGACCATGCgcttagaaatattaaaaattgagtttgaaaAGCCAGAAAGCTGATAATTGACATTTAAGACCAGCCTTAATCAATTAACCTCGACAAAAGTATTactgcaaaaaatttattaccttCTTGAACAGACGGAATCTATTATTAGCTATAAGCAAGTGGAAAACTGATCAACCAAAGAAGACAGGTGGAATCCCCgactaataaattataatacatatatttaaattaagatttttaaagCTAACCTCAAAAGAAATATCCCCAACATATGAAACTGAggaaataaatatcattaactACAAAGTTTGAGAAGACAAATATAAAACTAATAGTTATTTGTTTGATATAAATCGAAATAAGATACAGTAATTGTgcttaaaaaaaactaaactcgATGTTCGTAATaacattaaagtaaaataatacTTTCAACACTTACCCTTGTTCTTTTATCTCGGAAAAGaggaatatagaaaataaacacTTAAGGTtcacaatttattcaaaatattttgtatgctTAAAATAATTCGACATAGTCTATTTTTCACCTCCTTCTGATGCTGGCATGGACCTAATGATATCACTGTCTCCTGGATCGGTGATAGACATAGCACACACCCTGAAGTATTTTCCACAAGCCGTTCCTAACTCGACGTTGTTACCAGAATAGTGATGTACTCCAGTTTTGGCTAACATGGCGTAATATTCAATTTCTGATTTTCTAAGTGGAGGTGTGTTGTTAGAAATGATGATAAGTTTCGATTTACCTTGTCTTAAGGTCTTAAGTGTCTGCTTGTAACCTAGACAGTATTTTCCAGATTTCATTACCAAAGCCAAACGACTGTTTATACTCTCAATTGcctttttctgtttcttttgagcaaccatttttgttaatttactAGTCGCAGATTAgcagaaatacaaaaaaaaaaccgtGGATCGGTCGAGAACCTCAACAACACTTTCCGATGAATCGAAGAAAAGAACTTCAACCACGTTGTGAAAGATTAATGTATGTAAGTTGGCAATATAGTTTCCGTTTATACCAACCGAACTGTCAGACATATTTTAAAACGATTAGTTCTATGGTCAAAAATATCTTACTGCTATATTATAATACTATCCGGTATATATTTAACTATAGTAACAATAGctgaaatttgtataaatacaaaaaattctccGAAT
The genomic region above belongs to Diorhabda carinulata isolate Delta chromosome 9, icDioCari1.1, whole genome shotgun sequence and contains:
- the LOC130897926 gene encoding 60S ribosomal protein L30 produces the protein MVAQKKQKKAIESINSRLALVMKSGKYCLGYKQTLKTLRQGKSKLIIISNNTPPLRKSEIEYYAMLAKTGVHHYSGNNVELGTACGKYFRVCAMSITDPGDSDIIRSMPASEGGEK